A genomic segment from Cyprinus carpio isolate SPL01 chromosome A4, ASM1834038v1, whole genome shotgun sequence encodes:
- the LOC109067996 gene encoding voltage-dependent L-type calcium channel subunit alpha-1C-like isoform X18 has protein sequence MLRGLFSRRRLKHERLQEEVEERFKGKLVSERELGYTFVRPGGSNYSSPSLAPVPSLNEDERVGGGGGVLGLAPEHIPTPGASLSWQAAIDAARQAKLMGTSGAPISTASSTQRKRQHYTKPKKQASTASTRPPRALLCLTLKNPIRRACINIVEWKPFEIIILMTIFANCVALAVYIPFPEDDSNATNSNLERVEYLFLIIFTVEAFLKVIAYGLLCHPNAYLRNGWNLLDFIIVVVGLFSAILEQATKGDGGTSMGGKAAGFDVKALRAFRVLRPLRLVSGVPSLQVVLNSIIKAMVPLLHIALLVLFVIIIYAIIGLELFMGKMHRTCFFFKDGLKGPISEEKPAPCAPSSTHGRHCSMANITQCMMGWAGPNDGITNFDNFAFAMLTVFQCITMEGWTDVLYWMQDAMGYELPWVYFVSLVIFGSFFVLNLVLGVLSGEFSKEREKAKARGDFQKLREKQQLEEDLKGYLDWITQAEDIDPENDDDGLDDDKPRNLSMPASENESVNTDNAPAGDMEGETCCTRMANRISKSKFSRYSRRWNRLCRRTCRAAVKSNVFYWLVIFLVFLNTLTIASEHHQQPDWLTNVQDIANKVLLALFTGEMLLKMYSLGLQAYFVSLFNRFDSFVVCGGILETILVETKIMSPLGISVLRCVRLLRIFKITRYWNSLSNLVASLLNSVRSIASLLLLLFLFIIIFSLLGMQLFGGKFNFDETRRSTFDNFPQSLLTVFQILTGEDWNSVMYDGIMAYGGPSFPGMLVCIYFIILFICGNYILLNVFLAIAVDNLADAESLTSAQKEEEEEKERKKLARTASPEKRQNSEKPPLEDEKKEEKIELKSITSDGETATKINIDEYTGEENEEKNPYPVNDFPAGEEDDEEPEMPVGPRPRPLSDIQLKEKAVPMPEARAFFIFSPNNKFRVLCHKIVNHNIFTNLILFFILLSSISLAAEDPVNNDSFRNQILGYADYVFTGIFTIEIILKMTAYGAFLHKGSFCRNYFNILDLVVVSVSLISSGVQSSAINVVKILRVLRVLRPLRAINRAKGLKHVVQCVFVAIRTIGNIVIVTTLLQFMFACIGVQLFKGKFFYCTDTSKQTHSECRGSYILYKDGNVGKPEKAQRSWENSDFNFDDVLQGMMALFAVSTFEGWPGLLYRAIDSHTEDVGPIYNYRVIISIFFIIYIIIIAFFMMNIFVGFVIVTFQEQGEQEYKNCELDKNQRQCVEYALKARPLRRYIPKNPYQYKVWYVVNSTYFEYLMFTLILLNTICLAMQHHGQSQSFSKAMNILNMLFTGLFTVEMILKLIAFKPRGYFSDPWNVFDFLIVIGSIIDVILSEINPADPSSSPPSSVVRPMGLQNTEDNARISITFFRLFRVMRLVKLLSRGEGIRTLLWTFIKSFQALPYVALLIVMLFFIYAVIGMQMFGKIALRDNSQINRNNNFQTFPQAVLLLFRCATGEAWQEIMLACSPNRPCEKGSEVSHNSEDCGSHFAIIYFVSFYMLCAFLIINLFVAVIMDNFDYLTRDWSILGPHHLDEFKRIWAEYDPEAKGRIKHLDVVTLLRRIQPPLGFGKLCPHRVACKRLVSMNMPLNSDGTVMFNATLFALVRTALRIKTEGNLEQANEELRAIVKKIWKRTSMKLLDQVVPPAGDDEVTVGKFYATFLIQEYFRKFKKRKEQGLVAKIPPKTALSLQAGLRTLHDMGPEIRRAISGDLTVEEELERAMKETVCAASEDDIFRVKRSGGLFGNHVNYYHQSDGHASFPQSFTTQRPLHISKSGSPGETESPSHQKLVDSTFTPSSYSSSGSNANINNANNTAIGHRYPKPTVSTVDGHTGPPLTTVPLPRPTWCFPNKRSCFYDTFMRSDSSDSRLPIIRREEASTDETYDETLLDERDQTMLSMDMMEFQDEESKQLAPMVEADVGEERRPWQSPRRRAFLCPTALGRRSSFHLECLRKHNRPDVSQKTALPLHLVHHQALAVAGLSPLLRRSHSPTLFTRLCSTPPASPSGRGGGGPCYQPVPSLRLEGSGSYEKLNSSMPSVNCSSWYSDSNGNHRGSVQRTQRPVSLTVPPVTRRDSISVAHGSACSLVEAVLISEGLGHYAQDPSFIQVAKQELADACDMTMEEMENAADNILNANAPPNANGNLLPFIQCRDTGSQESRCSHTLNLSTATGSDELLGVELECSEGAGQRNSTLMEDEDMECVTSL, from the exons GAacgggtggagtatctctttctGATCATTTTTACGGTGGAAGCATTTCTCAAAGTTATTGCATACGGGTTGCTGTGTCACCCTAATGCATACCTGCGGAATGGCTGGAACTTGTTGGATTTCATCATCGTGGTGGTAGG gctGTTCAGTGCAATATTAGAGCAGGCCACTAAAGGGGATGGTGGGACTTCAATGGGAGGCAAGGCTGCAGGGTTTGATGTAAAAGCCCTGCGAGCCTTTAGAGTGTTGAGACCTCTGAGACTCGTATCTGGAGTACCta GTTTACAGGTGGTGCTGAACTCCATCATTAAAGCCATGGTTCCCCTCCTGCACATCGCTCTGCTCGTTCTGTTCGTCATCATCATTTATGCCATCATCGGCCTAGAGCTCTTCATGGGCAAGATGCACAGAACTTGTTTTTTCTTCAAAGATGGACTCAAAG GTCCTATATCTGAAGAGAAGCCGGCCCCCTGCGCCCCAAGCTCCACCCATGGACGACACTGCTCCATGGCCAACATAACACAGTGCATGATGGGATGGGCAGGCCCAAATGATGGAATCACGAACTTTGATAACTTTGCATTTGCCATGCTAACTGTGTTTCAATGCATCACGATGGAGGGCTGGACTGACGTCCTGTACTGG ATGCAGGATGCCATGGGTTATGAGCTTCCGTGGGTCTATTTTGTCAGTCTGGTCATCTTTGGATCCTTTTTCGTTCTAAATCTGGTTCTGGGTGTGTTGAGCGG AGAGTTCTCTAAAGAGCGAGAAAAGGCCAAAGCACGCGGTGATTTCCAGAAGCTCCGTGAGAAGCAGCAGCTGGAGGAGGATCTAAAGGGCTACCTGGACTGGATCACGCAGGCGGAGGATATCGACCCTGAGAACGATGACGACGGACTGGACGACGACAAGCCTAGAAATC TGAGTATGCCGGCCAGTGAAAATGAGTCTGTGAACACTGATAATGCTCCCGCTGGAGACATGGAGGGAGAGACCTGCTGTACTCGCATGGC AAATAGGATCTCCAAATCCAAATTCAG TCGATATTCACGCCGATGGAATCGGTTATGTCGGCGCACGTGCCGTGCAGCAGTGAAGTCAAATGTGTTCTACTGGCTGGTGATCTTCCTGGTGTTTTTGAACACACTTACTATCGCCTCTGAGCACCACCAGCAGCCAGACTGGCTCACCAATGTACAAG ATATCGCCAATAAGGTGTTGCTGGCTCTTTTTACCGGTGAGATGCTGCTGAAGATGTACAGCCTGGGTCTACAGGCCTATTTCGTCTCCCTTTTCAACCGCTTCGACAGTTTTGTGGTGTGCGGTGGAATTCTGGAGACTATCCTGGTAGAGACTAAGATCATGTCACCCCTCGGCATCTCTGTGCTGCGCTGTGTGCGTCTGCTCCGCATCTTCAAGATCACCAG GTACTGGAACTCTCTCAGTAATCTAGTGGCGTCTCTGCTGAACTCGGTGCGCTCTATCGCGTCCCTGCTTCTGCTGCTCTTCctgttcatcatcatcttcagtcTGCTCGGAATGCAGCTCTTTGGTGGCAAGTTCAACTTTGACGAGACGCGCCGCAGCACCTTCGATAACTTCCCGCAGTCTCTCCTCACCGTCTTTCAG ATTTTGACCGGAGAGGACTGGAACTCTGTGATGTATGATGGGATCATGGCATATGGTGGGCCCTCCTTTCCTGGCATGCttgtctgcatttatttcatcatcctcttcatctgCGGAAACT ACATCCTCCTGAATGTCTTCTTGGCCATTGCCGTGGACAACCTGGCAGACGCAGAGAGTCTGACATCTGcgcagaaagaggaagaggaggagaaagagaggaagaagcTGGCCAG AACGGCCAGTCCAGAGAAGCGGCAGAACTCTGAGAAACCACCTCTGGAGGatgaaaagaaagaggaaaagatTGAACTTAAATCCATCACTTCTGATGGAGAGACTGCCACCAAG ATCAACATAGATGAGTACACAGGGGAGGAGAATGAGGAGAAGAATCCATATCCTGTGAACGACTTCCCAG CAGGAGAGGAGGACGATGAGGAGCCAGAGATGCCAGTAGGTCCTCGTCCACGTCCACTCTCTGACATTCAGCTGAAGGAGAAAGCTGTCCCCATGCCAGAAGCCAGGGCTTTCTTTATTTTCAGCCCCAATAACAA gTTCAGGGTTTTGTGTCATAAGATTGTAAACCACAACATCTTCACCAATTTAATCCTGTTCTTTATACTGCTGAGCAGTATTTCACTGGCAGCGGAGGACCCAGTGAATAATGACTCATTCAGGAATcag ATTCTAGGCTATGCAGATTACGTGTTTACAGGAATCTTCACCATAGAGATCATTCTGAag ATGACAGCGTATGGAGCATTCCTACATAAGGGTTCATTTTGTcggaattattttaatattttggatcTGGTGGTGGTCAGTGTGTCTCTGATCTCCTCTGGAGTTCA GTCAAGTGCCATTAATGTAGTAAAGATTCTCAGAGTGCTGAGGGTGTTGAGGCCCCTGAGAGCAATCAACAGAGCCAAGGGCCTCAAA CATGTggtccagtgtgtgtttgtagcCATCCGTACCATCGGGAACATCGTCATCGTCACCACTTTGCTGCAGTTCATGTTTGCCTGTATTGGTGTTCAACTTTTCAAG GGCAAATTCTTCTACTGCACAGACACCTCTAAACAGACACATTCCGAATGCAG aGGGTCCTATATATTATACAAAGATGGGAATGTTGGGAAACCAGAGAAAGCACAGCGTTCATGGGAGAACAGTGACTTCAACTTTGATGATGTCCTGCAGGGCATGATGGCTCTGTTTGCCGTATCCACTTTTGAGGGTTGGCCAGG GCTCCTCTACAGAGCCATTGACTCCCATACAGAGGATGTTGGCCCAATCTACAACTACCGTGTGATCATCTCTATATTCTTCATCAtctacatcatcatcatcgccTTCTTCATGATGAACATATTCGTAGGTTTCGTCATTGTGACATTTCAGGAGCAGGGAGAGCAAGAGTACAAAAACTGTGAGCTGGACAAGAACCAG CGTCAGTGTGTGGAATATGCCCTGAAGGCCCGTCCCCTGCGCAGGTACATCCCCAAGAACCCGTATCAGTATAAGGTTTGGTACGTGGTGAACTCTACCTACTTTGAGTACCTGATGTTCACCCTCATTCTTCTCAACACCATCTGCCTGGCCATGCAG CATCATGGCCAATCTCAGTCGTTCAGCAAAGCCATGAATATCCTCAACATGTTGTTCACCGGCCTCTTCACTGTGGAAATGATCCTCAAACTCATCGCCTTCAAACCCAGG GGTTACTTTAGTGACCCCTGGAATGTTTTTGACTTCCTCATCGTAATTGGCAGCATTATAGACGTCATTCTGAGTGAGATCAAC CCAGctgacccctcctcctctccCCCCTCCTCTGTGGTAAGACCAATG GGCCTCCAAAACACTGAAGATAACGCCAGGATCTCAATCACATTCTTTCGGCTGTTCCGTGTGATGAGGCTGGTGAAGCTCCTGTCTCGGGGAGAGGGCATTCGGACGCTGCTCTGGACCTTCATTAAATCCTTTCAG GCTCTTCCCTATGTTGCTTTGCTGATCGTGATGCTGTTCTTCATCTACGCCGTCATTGGGATGCAG ATGTTTGGTAAGATTGCCCTGAGGGACAACAGCCAGATCAACCGAAACAACAACTTTCAGACGTTTCCTCAGGCTGTTCTGCTGCTCTTCAg GTGTGCAACAGGGGAGGCATGGCAGGAAATCATGCTGGCCTGTTCTCCGAACCGCCCGTGTGAgaaggggtcagaggtcagccaCAACAGTGAAGACTGTGGCAGCCACTTTGCCATCATCTACTTTGTTAGCTTTTATATGCTTTGCGCCTTCCTG ATCATTAACCTCTTTGTGGCCGTCATCATGGACAACTTTGACTATTTGACACGTGACTGGTCGATATTGGGGCCGCATCACCTGGATGAGTTTAAGAGGATATGGGCAGAGTACGATCCTGAGGCCAA GGGACGGATAAAGCACCTGGATGTGGTGACGTTGCTGCGCAGGATTCAGCCTCCCCTTGGGTTTGGAAAGCTTTGTCCACATAGAGTGGCGTGCAAG CGGCTTGTGTCCATGAACATGCCTCTCAATAGTGACGGGACGGTGATGTTCAACGCAACTCTCTTTGCTCTAGTACGAACGGCTCTACGCATCAAAACGGAAG GTAACCTGGAGCAAGCGAATGAGGAACTCAGGGCCATCGTGAAGAAGATCTGGAAGAGGACGAGCATGAAGCTGCTGGATCAAGTCGTTCCCCCTGCTGGAG ATGATGAAGTAACAGTGGGGAAGTTCTATGCCACATTCCTGATTCAGGAATACTTCAGGAAATTTAAGAAGCGCAAGGAACAGGGCCTGGTGGCCAAAATTCCTCCAAAGACTGCTCTTTCATTGCAG GCTGGCCTGCGTACACTGCATGATATGGGTCCTGAGATCAGAAGAGCGATATCAGGAGACCTGACTGTggaggaggagctggagagagCCATGAAGGAAACCGTGTGTGCTGCATCTGAGGATGATATCTTCAGGGTAAAG CGGTCTGGCGGTCTCTTCGGTAACCACGTCAACTACTACCACCAGAGTGACGGCCACGCCTCCTTCCCACAGTCCTTCACAACACAGCGGCCGTTGCACATCAGTAAATCCGGGAGTCCTGGCGAAACAGAATCTCCGTCTCATCAGAAGCTTGTTGACTCCACCTTCACTCCGAGCAGTTACTCTTCCTCAGGATCCAACGCAAACATTAACAACGCCAACAACACAGCCATCGGACACCGGTACCCCAAACCTACCGTCAGCACAGTGGACGGACACACGGGACCGCCCCTCACCACCGTCCCACTGCCACGGCCCACATGGTGCTTTCCTAACAAGAG GAGCTGTTTCTATGACACTTTCATGCG CTCTGATTCCAGTGACAGTCGTCTCCCTATAATCCGGCGAGAGGAAGCATCTACAGATGAGACGTACGATGAAACATTACTAGATGAGAGAGATCAGACCATGCTCTCCATGGACAT GATGGAATTTCAGGATGAAGAGAGCAAGCAGTTGGCTCCCATGGTGGAGGCGGATGTAGGGGAGGAGAGGAGGCCGTGGCAGTCTCCACGGCGACGGGCCTTTCTCTGCCCCACTGCACTgg GTCGACGGTCTTCCTTTCACTTGGAGTGTCTGAGAAAACATAACAGACCTGATGTTTCTCAGAAAACAGCACTACCACTGCATCTAGTGCATCATCAG GCTCTGGCTGTGGCAGGGTTGAGTCCCTTGCTGAGACGGAGTCATTCTCCGACGCTGTTCACGCGTCTGTGTTCCACACCTCCTGCGAGTCCCAGCGGCCGTGGCGGGGGAGGGCCGTGCTACCAGCCCGTTCCGTCTCTGCGGTTGGAGGGCAGCGGATCTTACGAGAAACTCAACAGCAGCATGCCGTCTGTGAACTGCAGCTCGTGGTACAGTGACAGTAATGGCAACCACAGGGGGAGCGTGCAGAGGACGCAGCGACCCGTGTCCCTCACGGTTCCTCCGGTCACACGCAGAGACTCCATATCCGTGGCACATGGGAGCGCCTGCAGCCTCGTGGAGGCG GTGTTGATATCCGAGGGTTTGGGTCACTATGCACAGGATCCCTCCTTCATCCAGGTAGCGAAGCAGGAACTAGCGGACGCCTGCGACATGACCATGGAGGAGATGGAGAACGCTGCCGACAACATTCTCAATGCCAACGCGCCACCCAATGCCAACGGAAACCTGCTACCCTTCATACAGTGCAGAGACACTGGCTCCCAGGAGTCCCGTTGCAGCCACACGCTGAACCTCTCGACCGCCACGGGCTCCGATGAGCTGCTGGGGGTGGAGTTAGAGTGCTCCGAGGGGGCGGGGCAGCGGAACAGCACTCTGATGGAGGACGAGGACATGGAGTGCGTGACCAGTTTGTAG